Within Nycticebus coucang isolate mNycCou1 chromosome 16, mNycCou1.pri, whole genome shotgun sequence, the genomic segment TGCTGTAGAAATGTCTTAGCTCTCCTTAACATTGTCAAACTTCTGTAAATGGAGGTgaagaaaaaggcagagaaatggagaaaaaaaaaatgaccttccTTAGATCATAAATTAGTCTACTAAAATCCTTTCTTATTATCCTGCTTCTTATTCTCATTACCTAATATTGAATCCACCCTGTGATACTCCCCTTCTCAAGAACTTGCCCCTAATGTTCCAGCCTATAAGCAATCTTCTACATGAGTTTTCTCTTAACAGGATAATCGTTCTTAATTACTTAACCTGTCATTGAATTTGTGTCAACATTACCAGTTACTGTGTCAAAATTTGTTATTActgaatttgaaaattattttttcatcctttcttgaaaattacaaacaaaatacCCATAATGTCTTAAAATAATCTGTTTGTTCCCACAAAGTTCTTATCAAACTAAACCACGCATTAAATTTCTCATTCTATTCTCCGTATCTGTTTGATGTATTCTGAGTCAATCTTTTAATGTTATCTTATAATAAGGTTTTACTCTTCTACTAGGTCTAATCTGTTTTTctcagtgtttatttattttttaattttattatagaatatttCAAACACATGCCAAAATAGAATAGAATTTCTATGTTGTACCCATCATTCTAAGTCAATGATTACCAATTTATTGCAAATCTTGCTTTTTCTGTTCCACCCTCACTACTGTattatttagaagaaaaatatcagataaataatttcatattaaaatatttaactgaggtatctctctcattttttaatGACAGTACCATATTCACATTTAAAAGTCAACAGTAATTACTTAATATCATCAAATAGTTGCTGTTCATATTCACAATTGTTTGTCaactatgttaatttttaaactgATCATTGTTTCTATTAGGACCATAAAAGCATTGTGACAAGTTAATACGTCTCTTAACCTACTTTAATCTTTAGGATCAACTTCctctttcatctccttttttttttttttgtggttttttttggccggggctgggtttgaacccgccacctccagcctattatgggaccggcgccctactccttgagccacaggtgccgcccttatctCCTTTTTATCTGTTCAAACCTTCTAATTTATATATTGGACAAACTGCATTATTTGTCCTGTAGTTCCACACTCTGGACTTTGCTGTTTATATCCCTGAAGTGTCTCTGAAATCCTTTGTCTTTCCTATTTCTTGAAAATTGGTAGGTGGATCTAGAGACAAGACTGTTTTGGGAGGGACAATACTATTTCGTAGGTAGTGCTGTTTCTTTCATCAGGTAGTATATAAAGACTTTGCTGTTTTTGCTCTTGTGGTAGTCAGAGCAGTTAATGATTGTTGTCCAGATCCATTAATTCAGTAGAGTTTGCAAAATAGAGATATTTTATCTTCCCTTTTCATTTATTAGCCAGAataattctatgaaaaaaatttgTACTTCACATTCTTAATTCTGTCATTTCTTGATTGTTTTCGCTGTAAAAATTCTATAGAGAGAAATTCCACTTAATAGAAATGCAGCTCCCATTAGAAAGGTGGGTTTAATGTTCTCTTCATTTAGAAATTTTTGAGACAATGAACTGATAACTGGAGCATTCTatttctcaggtttttttttttttaactggagcATTCTAAAGATGAGTTATTAGTCTatacaatattattttcaaagCACATATTTAAACAGATTTAAGGTAGTTAATGTTTTTATTGATATCCAGATTGTCATACTTTAACCAGTGGGAATGTCTTCATGTTGCCAATTGAGTCTTTTTGATCTGATCTTTAGAGTCAGCTTCCTTGCTATGAGGCATGACAAGATATTCAagctcattttattcattttctgcctCAATGCTTTAACTCAGGAGTTGTTCTTTTAAGTGAGAAATGGTGTGGGAGACAGTGATCTGGTCATTAAGGTTGCTCATTTCTCTTGGATTGGTGATGGGTTTTGGGAATTAGTGCACAGACTGAATCATGAGCTCATGTTATTATTTCAGAAACATGAGTTCATGCTAATATGAATGTAtcatggacattttaaaaatcatgccaTGTCAggggttatatttttatttaacattttcatctaacatctttatcttattttttcatgttgtgaGTCCCAGTCCTTATTAGCACCAGGAAATGACAGAATTAGattatcaaaaaatatttgatttttaccAAAATATAAACTTACCATTCTCATAATACTAATTTGGAAATTACCACCAATAATATCATTTCTGAAaatagttttaagattttttttccctcagcctttttaatctcatttatttcACTAAGGATGTACAGCCAAATTAAATTATTCTGTCACTTGATATAAATCTTCTTTGTGCAGTAATGTTATTAACTGGAATATACatttaaactaattttaattCACAAACTATTGTCATTTAAAGTATTTAGGCatcactttttaatatttatttttattatatcatcaTGCAATATTTTCGAATGATTTCAAAGTTAAAACCAGGTACAGTTGATTATTgtgttgatgagaaaaaaaaaaaaattgatacctGGCTGTGCCACTGTCTGTGTGAAGTggtttgctcatttttttctcctgtccCAGTGGGTTTTCTCCAGGTGCTATGTGGTCTCCTCCCACATCTGAAAGATTGTTCACGTTGGTTAATTGCTGTGTCTTGATTGTCTCAGAATAAGTGAATGTGGGTGTGTTTGTGAGTGAACTCTAGGATGGAATGATGTCCTGTCCAGGGCTGTCTCCTACCTTCTGTCCTGAACTGCTGGGATAGACTTGGACCACTCACAACCCTGAATCTGaataaaaagtttggaaaatgaatgaataaatgaaagaacacaaattattataaagtaaaaaaatttttttttttattgttggggattcattgagggtacaataagccaggttacactgattgcatttgttaggtaaagtccctcttgcaatcatgtcttgccctcagaaggtgtggcacacaccaagtaCGTGACAATCATACATTTCCATAACAATAAACAGCATGATATGAAGGTACATAGGAGCCTGATgtatttgataaatttttttttaaactgcatgGTGTAAGAGATGCTCCTTATAAGTTTTGCTCTGCAAacgtttatttattgatttaacaCACTATCACCATGACTGTCATCACTGATTGGCCAGAAATTGAGtaattatcctcatttttataaatctttcttaaatgtatgtatagTTCATATTTATTTCAATGCTGGATATTAGAtgtgttttgagattttatttagaagtttCATGATTTTTTGTGAACGGAAATATGCCACAGGAAATTAGTTTTAGTTTATATTGATTAGCCTATAataaaattggtttcattataTATCATTTTGTTTAATGTTACAGTTTCCAAAAACATACTGATGACATTAAATGAGTACCTACTATATATTCAAATAAgaccagtttttaaaattaaatcagtttttatttttgacttctttattcttttctctaactttccctatagaaaaacatttaaaaatattttgcatttttacctcctttctttttaatgtaaacatttataaatttgtattgccattttaaaattgtCCCGTAATATACTCATGTTTATCTGTCTTGCTAATTAATGATGCCATGAATCATAGAATAAATCATAGAATATGATATATGTAGATTGTGGAGATATTTCCCATTCCTTTTTATGGACGTGGATTTGCATAGTTCTCCATTATGTGGATGTCACAGTTTATCCATTCCCTTTTTGATTAACATCTGTATATTTTCTTGTTACAAAGAGTTGTAAAATGGGTAGTTtttgtgcattcttttttttaaaaacaatttgcttGTGTAAAAATGAGAGATTTCTAGGAGCAGGAGGACTGCTGGGCCAAGAGACCACTGTGTACTGGATATTATCATATCAAACTAGCCTCTACAGGGACTGCATTCTGTACCCCATGCTTGATCTTAGACAAAGTGattcattttgtatttctatCAGCAACACATGGAGTGCCTTGTCTTCATAGCCTTGTccattatttcaatgtttaaaaaatgcatttttgccAATCTCATACATGAGAAATGAATATTCTATCAGtgaagtttttaatatatttttcatataatgAGAATGGTTGGCATCTTTTTCTATGGTTaagagttatttatatttttcctatgAATTGTCTTGTTTTAATCCCATTCTCTATAggtgttttttcttctctatttttcaaAGTTCTTTATATTTAGAGACATTAATTGTTCATCTTTGATATAagttgcaaacttttttttttttttacatttcttctttatctttttactttgttttgtggTATCTTTTGCCAGGGaaactttcaaaaaatatgttataaacttttcccttattttttgtCTAAACTTTTCAGGTTTTGCATCAGAATTTAAAAGAGTTTATGGCTGGGCCCCcttagcttagtggttagggtgccggccacatgcaccagggccggtgggttcgaacctggcccggagcctgctaaaacaaagaaacaaaatagccgggcattgtggccggcgcctgtaatcccagctacttgggagactgaggcaagagaatcacttgagcccaagagtttgaggtttctgtgacctgtgacaccacagtactctaccgagggtgacaaagtgatctcaataaaaaaagaaaaaagaatttagaagaaTTTATAGACTCTCCTCTCTATATACAACTTCAGCAATGTTTTATTCTATTGCTATATGGGCtcatctacttttattttttcacttaaatcTCTAATCCATTTAGAATTTATCACGACATATAGTTTgagaatttatcatttctttccagttctcagcatcatttattcAAAGTCTCCTGTTTTACTCATTAACATGAGATGTTGTTTTTTATACATATTAAAGTTACAAATATAATTGAGTCTATTTCTTGAGTTTCTGTCCCAATCTATCAGTTTATCAATCTATCTATTGATAATCTAtgttatagtaaaaaaaaaaagaactatgtaGAAAGATGGGTATTAGACCTCTGTCAGatgtataatttgcaaatattttcattcattctgtaggttgtctgtttgctttgttgattgtttcctttgctatgcagaagctttttaatttaatcaagtaccatttatatatttttattgttgctttaggGGTCTTTGGGTCtctgtcataaattctttgcctagaccaatgtctgGACAGGTTTTTCTACAtcgtcttctagaatttttatgttttgtgcttTACATCAAAGTCTTTTATATCCCTCTTGaactaatttttgtgtatggtaagaCTTTGAGGTCCCTAGTTCATTCTTCTGCAATAGGTTTAATACtccaaatctacaaagaactcaaataaaccaccaagaaaaaaattaaattcccctatcaaaaagtgagcaaaagccATGAACAGaaggaagtttttcaaaagaaaatagacaaatggctaacaagcatatgagaaaaatgctcaacaccactAATGAGGaggaaatgcaatttaaaactacAACTACATTCTTATTCCCATCAGAATGACCATTAGTAAAAAGTCAATGGATAcatagagaaaggaatgcttacacaTTGTCCGTGGGACAATAAATTAGTATACTAACTAAtttattagtttaaaatatttattagtatAAACTAATTTATTAGTTTCCACTAgtatggaaaataatatggagattccttaaagaaataaatgtagacctatcATTcaaccctgcaatcccactgttAGGTATCTACTCAATTCATCTGATTAAAAAAACACCTGCAGTCTAATGTTTATAGCACCACGAttacaattgtaaagatgtggaatcaatctatAATGATTGATAGAATGTGGAATCAATCTGTAATGCCTATCAACTGCTGGgtggatttaaaaaatgtggggtatttatggaatactactcagccatgaaaaggaataaagtaatGGTATTTGCAGCagcttggatagaactggagaccctAAGTGAAGAACACCCTGTGTTCCCACTAATTACCAGAAACTGAACAGTATGCAAACATTGGGCACAATACATTATAAAGGACATGAGAgaccaagaaaggaaaaaggtggCAGGGAAGTCTGAGGAAAGCTCACCCATTGTGTACAATGAGCACTATTCTGTGGATGGGCAtaccaaaagccctgacttaagcattactCAAGGTATCCATGTGACAAGGTATCCAtaccaaaagccctgacttaagcgtTACTCAAGGTATCCacttgttttgaaataaaaaatatgtatatatcatcATGGTCTACATGTAAAGACAAAAAGATCTGGTAGGGCTCTTCTTTCTACTATTTTCAGACTTTTTTCTAGCTTGGCTGGCTTTTATCAAAGAATGAACTTTATAATCAACTTATTGATGATTTAGCTTAAAAAGAGCAGACATCTTTGTGCTCTTGAGTGTTTGACTCAAGAACTTATTTATgtggcttggcccctgtagctcagcggctaaggcatcagccacatacaccagggctggctggtttgaacccagcctaggcctgccaaacagcaatcaccacaactacagcaaaaaaaaaaaaaaaaaatagccaggcattgtgccgggcacctgtagttccagctacctgggaggctgaggcaagagaatcacttaagcccaagagtttgagggtgctgtgagctgtgatgtcataacactctactgaggctaAGGAGGTGGGGACATACGGAAcattgggtggggtgggggtcctGACACAGGATGTCCTGTTCAAAACCGTGAGGGATGTGCAGTCTGCAATCAGTCCATGAGGCAGAATTCTGACTCCTGCTGTCGCATGCTGGGTAACACATACAGAGCCACGGCTGTAATAGCCAAGAATACCATAGGCTTCCACAACCCATACATGTTCTTTTTGTATGTGGGTTCTTTGAGGGACCAAGACTacattttcctcctctttctcaccAGACTCCAACATAGTACCTAGAACAGAAGTGGaactaatttgtatttctctggttAAAGTAGGGTCTGCTTTACAAAATGCAGGTATGAGACTGTTTTTGAAGTACAAGTAGGATAAATTGCAGTCTCCaagtaatgattttattttctaatgtaacTTTGAATATGTTGTAGAATAGGGGTCTAGCAAATGGTATTCTGTATACTAATAATTACTGAGCATAGAAAAATCATGGAACCATGAACAAGATGACAAGACCGAGAGCTCCAGGAAACATATATGACTGGACCAAAGGAAGTAAAGgtaagaacaaaaagaaataaggtGCTAGATCATAGAATTCTTTGTAGGGTTTGCTAAGCAATTTGACTTTTACATTGAAAGCAATTGGGAAATTTCAGACAAGACTCTTAGATGATCATTCTGGTAGCAGACTAGAGGCCACATTGGTGATAATGGAtgtggtgatggtggagatggAGACGAGGAAAGACTggagaaagaaataatatgaaGAAATGATAATTTAGGCCAGAATTAGAAAAGTCTTAAGGGGAGAAGATATTCTAGAGATACTTAACatagaaaacaaaccaaatttaGAGAATTTAGTGAGATACAAAATGTTCAAGGTGAGCAAAAGGATTCCTAGTAAATTTCCCAGAATTTCCCAGAATTGTCTAAGTAATTGGGTGGACTTTTGTGCCATTACTAATATGAAATTTATAACATGATGAACAGATACTGAGGGAGTAGAAATGAACTGAGTGTGAAATGGttgctttaaaataatgacaGTTTCTCAGTGATTAAAGGGAAAGTCACTTCTCTAATTCCCTTTTGATAACCAATAGTTTACAAAGCTTTTACATTGATTATCTAATTTCATACTATGGAAGGAATGGAATTTCCCCCTTTTACAGGTAAATAAACTTGAGATAAAGGATAAGGGTACATATACAATTCACATGGCTGGACAAGAGATGAAACTGGACTTAAACACTTATGTACTGATACCAAGTCCTGAGAGTTCTCCTCTCAGGATTCATTCACATATTTTGGAAAACTTTATATCCAGGGTTAAAACTAAGTGGTGTTCTGGTGACCACTATTCAATAAAAAGCTCAGTTGACCAGAGTATTTACCTCAATGTACACACATGTCTTCTTACCTCATTATTTTATATCTGTATTCAGCAGACTCTACCTTAGGAAATATTATGACAAAAATACAGTAGTGATGTATTAATCACTTATAgaagtgatcaacataaggaacttggcctattgtactgatatgtacatagggtacatgtctggtctatgaaaatcaggtcaatttaaggaggtggcactgcagggaggtggtcagctatggaggtatTACTCTACTAATTTACCCTGTAGCACTCATTTTCCAACTCTAAACACTTATTTCCAAGATCACACTATTAAACCCATAAGTTAGCTGACACCCTATCATCTGTTTATTTACAAGGTTTtcactgtgtttttaaaatgaaattctctGTTTCAGAACCCAGaatgaaagaattagaaaataaaatctttccttctCCAAGAGTTCACTTACCTCTGTTTACCTTTATGGTCTACAGATCCAGCTGAGAGTCTGTCTAGGGGAGACCCAAAACCAGAGAaactccttttcttctttgtctcaATCACGTCATTCTCCAGGGACACCAGTTCAAGAAGAAAGAGTTTTGCTGCTAGATCAGTGGCTGATTTCTCTTCCCTGACTGTAGGTGGTGACTGTACATCTGTGACTGTAGAATCAAAGGCCTGTAGAGAAGAGAGGGGGGATTCCCTTCCTTTAGACAAAGACACTCTGAATATGTAAAACTTCTGCATTTGGCATTTCCACTTTTGTAATTTCTCATGGGGTTATTTGTCAAAGAGAAAGGTTGACCTTTGGGGACTGAAACCCACAGAAGTGGAGagaaaatacaacaacaaaactaaacaaaaatataaagaaaaacatctcCTGGGTTGCTTCTAaaattcagcacatacacaaatcattttttttcatattctttacaACTCCATCCTTTCTTATTATTAGTATTCTCATAGTGCTTTATCTATATCGCCTTCATCAATGCACCTATTACATTGTATTATATTGATTATATTTGTATTCCTTATTAGATTGAAACTTGAAGCCCATGCCTTTTCTAATTAGTCTTATATTTTTTCTACTCAATGCCtagctttgtatttttcttagagTGATCAATACTTCtctgatgaatatttatttaatgaattttgaaaaaaattaaatctcatGCTATTTTCTTTTAACCACTTATTCATTCTTTGTTGATTCAAACCATTAAGTATCCACTATGTATTAGGTTCTGCATTAGACTTAagggttacaaaataaacacagtTCTTTCTCTGAGCCCAGGGACCATTCCATCTTCATCCATATGATTTATTAACAAATGTTAACGGGTGTCTATAGGTGTATAAGCTATTCCAATAACTTTATTGACTTATGTAagatttcttatttgtttgtttattgcacATATTGCCACTTTGCACTTTATCCAAGTCGTAGAAGTATAGGCTTTCTAAGCCCCGaaacaacatttttaaattctCCCCTTAACAATCCCAAGTCATTTGTACTACTTCTTTTCTAAGAACCTGAGAATATTCCCATGTGGGAAACATGTTTAGCTCCCGGAGatctcttccttccttgctttAATCACATTTCTCCATGTGCCAGACTCTTGGtcttggttttgatttttcttcgctttctcttttcttcctggatTATTTCTTCCATtgtctttctattcttttcattttctctaataaAATGAAAGCCTGGCATTTTTCATGCTCTTTCCCGGCAGCTCTCTTTTGAAATACTGACACACAAATGCAAAGCTATTGAGCCTCCGGCTTCCCTATCTAGTCAGATGTGCATGAAATCTGATCAGTTCTGATGAGCAGCAGCCTGATCTGCTCTTTTTGATTCCCATCATTAGTGACTCAGGTCCTCTTCATCACTTAGTGTAGCTTTTCATCACTTTGTAATTTGTTTCTATATCTCCTACCTCCCTGCTCTCTATTTCTCCTGAGTACTGCTGTGAAGTTAGTTTTCCCCAATATTATTACCAtcatataaaaaagaaactttaatacTTCTCATAGTTCTTTGCGCAAATCCCAAATGACTCCTGAAATCTCAACTTGTCATTTCCCTATATGACCTTGACAACATGGTGGAGAAGGGAAAGTGCTATAATCACTAGAAAGAAATTTTAACAAGCAGGAGATAAACCTTCAGAgggcaaagatttttttgttctCTCTTAAAGCATGCTCCAAAAATTATGCTTTTATTATTCCAACTGACACAATACAAAAGAGAGTATTGTTTCTTTTCAGCAATATCCTTAATCTTTAGGAATAAGACTTAATAATTCATACAAGACATGTtctttttaatgtgcatttcagACTTCCCCTTTGTTACTTAAGCACACAGAATAAATGCTTCTAGTAAGATCAAATGagtcaaattaatttttctccGTGGGATGtcctgacatttcttttcttttttactttagtcATAGCACGAAGAAAACATTTGTACTGTAATTAAAAGTTTGGACAAAACTACTCAAATTCACCATGCAAATAACTTCAAATTTACATAAAAGCACTTCATCTTGACATAACCAATCTAACGAAAATGTGTCTGAAATGATAATGACTTCTCTTTTAATGCTTTTTTGCTCACTGGATACAAATCTTTGTTATTACTTAAAGTTTCTTTTAACATTTAGATAACTGGCTTAAGGAGTAAAAATAATCGCTagtctttacatttaaaatttgcaACCTTGAATGTAATGTTggcaataaaaataagacaacagaAAAACACTTAGTTTCTTGATTGtgtgttatttccatatgtgaTTTTGTGTGTATCTTCCTATTTGTCAGCTGCACCTGCACCTTCTAACACTAGTAGAAATAACTTATGTCTGTAAAAGAATCTATATATGTGGTTCTGTAAACTGTTTCCATTACCTCGGCTGCTACATCCACTGAGAGCACTTTTCCTGAGCTCCACATCATCAGCGTCATGGCCAGGATGGAATATGCACTTGCTAATCTCCAGTCCAGCATCTACAGGTCACACACATTGTAGGTAACATCGAATCATTTGGGATATAAAGATAGAAAACAAGGGCTCCTAAATACATTGTTAGAGGCAAAGGATACCCAAATACTTCAGGTTAAATGTACTAAATTGCATTTCTGCACAACTTAAATAATGCTTAATAGATGTTGTAGATTTTCCAGAACACATTCTATCAAGTCTTCATTTTCATGTAAACCTAGATGAGGGTTGTACAGATATAATAACCATTTAATTCAATCTAATCTAAAGTCTGAGAAATATAATTCACgtaattttattctttatctaATACAAAGAGTACAACTCCATGTACCTGAGAAGAAATGTGTAAAAGTGGTAAGAAGTACAAAGTAAAGCCTGGTGGGGTCTGTGGTGAACCAGAGAGAAGGTGATACCTCTAAAAgcattgaaatttaaattttaaaaacatcagaCATTAGTTAGGAGTATTTCTATATGTACTTGTGTTATGTCCGGATTTCTTaagcaagttttaaaaaatggacatcTTATAAAAACAGTCAAATTTCACTAcatcaaaattgaaaaattcCAAATGATAGGATGCAAGAATCAAAACCAAAAGAGAATTTACTAATGGAAACTATTTACaatgtatataaaaaagaaagatggacatTTGGTACATGTAAATAAATCTGAtatgtaaaactttaaaaatagacaTAACAGTTAAATCAAAGTGGGCCAAAGTATGAATGGATATTTTATAGAATAGAAGAGAActtaatggaaaataaacatttcatagcacacacatttattgaaaatgaaaagagaaatgatttTATACACATCAGAATGGTAAAAAGTTAAAGTCAACATCGCAAATGTTAGAATGATGTtaggaaacacacacaaaaaaatactggTAGAGTTGGACATAGATCCAATTATTtggagaagggcggcgcctgtggctcaaggagtagggcgccagtcccgtatgccggaggtggcgggttcaaacccagccccggccaaaaaccacaaaaaaaaaaaaaaaaaaaaaaaaaaatatgcttcaCAATTATTTGGAGAAAACTGGGCAATGTATAAAAATTGTAGTAAATGGGTCATCTTCTACCTATGACATATTTAACTCACTTCTAGGTATGTGTATATCTCTGAGAAACAATGTTTATAAGAAGAAATGCATCTGAATGCTTGTAGCCTCATTATTTATATCAGTAAAACACTGGAATCGACCCAAGCCccactgaaaataaaatggatttattAGTCAAGATATattcaaattattaaattaaagcaaattacttatatgtatgtatacgtATTGTTAAATGATTTAAATGAATGTATATCTATATGCATGGATTTCAAGGAAACAGTTTTTTGGGGAGAGGGGAAATGCAGAACAATATATATGATGCGACACAATTTACCTAAATTATAAATACACAAAGCAATGCCATATATTttggtatacatacatataattaaaGTATGAGCCAATTGAACTTGATTTATAATTACCATTGCCtctggggagaaagaaaaagtacccaaggtTATGGAGGAAACATAAGGGATTAAGTTTGTaatctataatattttaaagcatatatcataaaaataaatacatttgtaaatTCTGAGTAGTAAGGACAAAGTTTACCATCTATGTATTTCTgaattttaggagattaaaaaagcAATTAAAGCTCATCTATTGTCTGTATCAGGTTTGCCAGCTGCCAGCTTGACCACTAAAACTCTCAACATCACCCAGTGAAGCAGGAGGCATTGTTCTGCCGAGGGAAGATCACAGTAGGCAAAATAGACCAAGTGGCTTGAATTCAAACTTTGCCCCTTAGTACATGGCATTGGCAAAGTCTTCACAATTCAACCTTTATAAATGAGAAGTCTCAGTAACTCTATCCCCTAAACAACGTTCGTTTGGAAAACCTACTGGGGGCAAAGAACAAATGGATGCTAAAATGGAATCTGGGAATTGGGTTTGAGTCTCAGTTTTGCTTTAGTATCAGCGTGACCTTGTATCTGCACCATTTAACTTACCTGAGTTTCATTTTCCTAATCTGAGAAAGTGATTCCGTACCAAGAAAGCTTGAGAGGATTGATGATCGTATGACCCTTTTATCTCATTTGTTGTTTATAACTGGTAAGTGAAAGAATGTTTCTGAGGTCTtactaaatatttctttaaaaactacatTTGTTCTATTG encodes:
- the OSTN gene encoding osteocrin, whose protein sequence is MLDWRLASAYSILAMTLMMWSSGKVLSVDVAAEAFDSTVTDVQSPPTVREEKSATDLAAKLFLLELVSLENDVIETKKKRSFSGFGSPLDRLSAGSVDHKGKQRKVVDHPKKRFGIPMDRIGRNRLSNSRG